A genomic stretch from Apis cerana isolate GH-2021 linkage group LG9, AcerK_1.0, whole genome shotgun sequence includes:
- the LOC108000600 gene encoding equilibrative nucleoside transporter 4 isoform X1, producing MDENLSRGYVQLGKARGMNEFKFSNGFTHLSPPVDKCNFIYFALILGGIGFLLPYNSFIIAVDFFQARYPGTTVIFDMSVVYIIMAFFAVFANNILIETLSLNTRITFGYLVAFATLNFVVISEIWWEPFDVATSYTINLVIVAIVSLGCTVQQSSFYGYTSMLPSRYTQAVMIGESIAGLWVSINRLLTKSLLDDERSNTSMFFFVSNSTILMCFVLNQKVRKTDFVQFYITLCQERNRITLEPTEDVGLMDPLDQIGDPSKGQYGVLKIQTSPLGNESTSGNTELNGINQYSPFSFSNPVYEPGAPSGNPPGSAGPTYKVEDVVVMRGTYGTQASKPWPEIKKGLLARFEVAKIIFPYMGSIGLAYFVTLCLYPGIMSEIISCKLGSWMPVILMTAFNASDVIGKMLAMIPYDWKRTQLLLFSSVRVVLIPLFLLCALPRRTPILANEGYPLLLSCLLGVTNGIVGSIPMMQAPTKVPEGHRELAGNIMTLSYTTGLTVGSLFAYILDTRFELPVQSKDVCYKAPSLTSIPFNNTTPSSLTDVTFFTLFTLTENVTSKVNTTVTVLSNFLSTSSLMSNNTVSSLTTAMTESSTISPKISFNVTTSVNNAILQH from the exons ATGGATGAAAATTTGAGCCGAGGCTATGTGCAGTTAGGAAAAGCGAGGGGcatgaatgaatttaaattctccAATGGATTCACGCATTTGTCTCCTCCAGTCGATAAATGCAACTTCATTTATTTTGCCCTTATACTTGGCGGTATAGGATTTCTCTTACCATACAACAG TTTTATCATAGCAGTGGACTTTTTTCAAGCGAGATATCCCGGAACTACTGTAATATTCGATATGTCAGTCGTCTATATTATTATGGCCTTTTTCGCggtttttgcaaataatattttgattgaaacGTTATCTTTAAATACACGAATAACTTTCG gaTATCTAGTAGCCTTTGCTACTCTAAATTTTGTTGTGATATCTGAAATTTGGTGGGAGCCTTTTGACGTGGCTACTTCTTACACGATTAATTTAGTCATCGTTGCGATAGTATCGCTCGGCTGCACCg tcCAACAATCAAGCTTTTATGGATATACTTCTATGCTTCCCAGTCGATACACACAAGCTGTGATGATTGGAGAAA GCATTGCCGGTCTTTGGGTCTCTATCAATCGATTATTAACCAAATCGTTGCTGGATGATGAACGCAGCAATACatctatgtttttttttgtatcgaatAGCACGATCCTAATGTGCTTcgtattaaatcaaaaagttCGCAAGACTGATTTCGTGCAGTTTTACATAACGTTGTGTCAAGAAAGAAATCGTATTACATTAGAACCGACAGAAGATGTTGGTTTA ATGGATCCTTTGGATCAGATTGGAGATCCTTCGAAAGGTCAGTACGGTGTCCTTAAGATTCAGACTAGCCCCCTAGGAAATGAATCCACGAGTGGAAATACCGAGTTAAATG gaataaatcaatattcgcCGTTTTCATTCAGTAATCCTGTATACGAACCTGGCGCACCATCAGGAAATCCTCCCGGTAGTGCTGGTCCTACATATAAAGTCGAAGATGTAGTTGTTATGAGGGGTACATACGGAACTCAAGCCAGTAAACCGTGGCCTGAAATCAAAa agGGTTTACTTGCAAGATTTGAAGtggcaaaaataatatttccatacATGGGCAGTATTGGATTAGCATATTTTGTAACACTTTGTTTATATCCTGGAATTATGtcagaaattatttcttgtaaaCTTGGATCATGGATGCCAGTAATTTTGATGACCGCTTTTAATGCTTCTGATGTAATTGGCAAg ATGCTTGCAATGATTCCTTACGATTGGAAACGcactcaattattattattctcgagCGTTAGAGTTGTATtgattcctttatttttactttgtgCGTTACCTAGAAGAACTCCAATACTTGCTAACGAAGGATATCCATTGTTACTTTCTTGTTTGCTTGGTGTTACAAACGGTATCGTTGGTTCCATTCCAATGATGCAGGCACCTACTAAAGTACCAGAAGGACATCGGGAGTTAGCAG GCAATATCATGACTTTGTCATATACTACAGGTTTGACAGTGGGCTCGTTATTCGCATACATATTGGATACTCGTTTCGAGTTACCAGTTCAGTCGAAAGACGTATGTTATAAAGCACCAAGTTTAACGTCAATACCATTTAACAATACGACACCAAGCAGTTTGACAGATGTTACGTTTTTCACGTTATTCACATTGACAGAAAACGTCACATCGAAGGTAAATACTACCGTTActgttttatcaaattttttatcaacatcTAGCTTGATGTCTAATAACACCGTTAGTTCGTTAACTACCGCTATGACGGAATCTTCTACCATATCACCGAAAATTTCCTTTAACGTTACTACTTCGGTGAACAATGCAATTTTACAACACTAG
- the LOC108000600 gene encoding equilibrative nucleoside transporter 4 isoform X2 — translation MTQCASAFISIQYVQRCNNYFIIAVDFFQARYPGTTVIFDMSVVYIIMAFFAVFANNILIETLSLNTRITFGYLVAFATLNFVVISEIWWEPFDVATSYTINLVIVAIVSLGCTVQQSSFYGYTSMLPSRYTQAVMIGESIAGLWVSINRLLTKSLLDDERSNTSMFFFVSNSTILMCFVLNQKVRKTDFVQFYITLCQERNRITLEPTEDVGLMDPLDQIGDPSKGQYGVLKIQTSPLGNESTSGNTELNGINQYSPFSFSNPVYEPGAPSGNPPGSAGPTYKVEDVVVMRGTYGTQASKPWPEIKKGLLARFEVAKIIFPYMGSIGLAYFVTLCLYPGIMSEIISCKLGSWMPVILMTAFNASDVIGKMLAMIPYDWKRTQLLLFSSVRVVLIPLFLLCALPRRTPILANEGYPLLLSCLLGVTNGIVGSIPMMQAPTKVPEGHRELAGNIMTLSYTTGLTVGSLFAYILDTRFELPVQSKDVCYKAPSLTSIPFNNTTPSSLTDVTFFTLFTLTENVTSKVNTTVTVLSNFLSTSSLMSNNTVSSLTTAMTESSTISPKISFNVTTSVNNAILQH, via the exons TTTTATCATAGCAGTGGACTTTTTTCAAGCGAGATATCCCGGAACTACTGTAATATTCGATATGTCAGTCGTCTATATTATTATGGCCTTTTTCGCggtttttgcaaataatattttgattgaaacGTTATCTTTAAATACACGAATAACTTTCG gaTATCTAGTAGCCTTTGCTACTCTAAATTTTGTTGTGATATCTGAAATTTGGTGGGAGCCTTTTGACGTGGCTACTTCTTACACGATTAATTTAGTCATCGTTGCGATAGTATCGCTCGGCTGCACCg tcCAACAATCAAGCTTTTATGGATATACTTCTATGCTTCCCAGTCGATACACACAAGCTGTGATGATTGGAGAAA GCATTGCCGGTCTTTGGGTCTCTATCAATCGATTATTAACCAAATCGTTGCTGGATGATGAACGCAGCAATACatctatgtttttttttgtatcgaatAGCACGATCCTAATGTGCTTcgtattaaatcaaaaagttCGCAAGACTGATTTCGTGCAGTTTTACATAACGTTGTGTCAAGAAAGAAATCGTATTACATTAGAACCGACAGAAGATGTTGGTTTA ATGGATCCTTTGGATCAGATTGGAGATCCTTCGAAAGGTCAGTACGGTGTCCTTAAGATTCAGACTAGCCCCCTAGGAAATGAATCCACGAGTGGAAATACCGAGTTAAATG gaataaatcaatattcgcCGTTTTCATTCAGTAATCCTGTATACGAACCTGGCGCACCATCAGGAAATCCTCCCGGTAGTGCTGGTCCTACATATAAAGTCGAAGATGTAGTTGTTATGAGGGGTACATACGGAACTCAAGCCAGTAAACCGTGGCCTGAAATCAAAa agGGTTTACTTGCAAGATTTGAAGtggcaaaaataatatttccatacATGGGCAGTATTGGATTAGCATATTTTGTAACACTTTGTTTATATCCTGGAATTATGtcagaaattatttcttgtaaaCTTGGATCATGGATGCCAGTAATTTTGATGACCGCTTTTAATGCTTCTGATGTAATTGGCAAg ATGCTTGCAATGATTCCTTACGATTGGAAACGcactcaattattattattctcgagCGTTAGAGTTGTATtgattcctttatttttactttgtgCGTTACCTAGAAGAACTCCAATACTTGCTAACGAAGGATATCCATTGTTACTTTCTTGTTTGCTTGGTGTTACAAACGGTATCGTTGGTTCCATTCCAATGATGCAGGCACCTACTAAAGTACCAGAAGGACATCGGGAGTTAGCAG GCAATATCATGACTTTGTCATATACTACAGGTTTGACAGTGGGCTCGTTATTCGCATACATATTGGATACTCGTTTCGAGTTACCAGTTCAGTCGAAAGACGTATGTTATAAAGCACCAAGTTTAACGTCAATACCATTTAACAATACGACACCAAGCAGTTTGACAGATGTTACGTTTTTCACGTTATTCACATTGACAGAAAACGTCACATCGAAGGTAAATACTACCGTTActgttttatcaaattttttatcaacatcTAGCTTGATGTCTAATAACACCGTTAGTTCGTTAACTACCGCTATGACGGAATCTTCTACCATATCACCGAAAATTTCCTTTAACGTTACTACTTCGGTGAACAATGCAATTTTACAACACTAG